GCCGCGCTGGCCGCGGTGGGCGGCTTCGACGAGCGGTTTCCGCGCGCCTTCCGCGAGGACGCCGACCTGGCGCTGCGGGTCATGGCCGCCGGGTGGCGGCTGGAGCGGGGATCGCGGAGCACGGTCCATCCGGTGCGCCCGGCGAACCGCTGGGTGTCGGTGCGCACCCAGGCGGGGAACGCGGACGACGTGCTGATGGCCAAGGTCCACGGCCGCGGCTGGTGGGACCGGGCCGGCGCCCCGCGCGGCCGGCTGCCACGCCATCTGGCCATCGCGGCGGCCGGTGCCGTCGCCCTGACCGGCGCCCTGGCGGGCCGGCGGCGGGCGGCCGCGGCGGGCACGGCGCTGTGGCTGGCCGGAACCGCCGAATTCGCCCTGGCCCGGACCCGGCCCGGGCCGCGCACCCCGGACGAGCTCGCCACGATGGCCGTGACCAGCGCCGTCATCCCGCCCGTGGCCACCGCGCACTGGCTGGCGGGGCTGGTGCGGCACCGCGCGGCCGCCGCGTTCTGGCGGTCGGCGGCCAGGCGCACCAGGACGCTCGGGCATGGGTAGCGCTTGGTCGCGTTTGGTGATGGACCGTCCGGGCTACTCGGTGCCCGTGTTGGCCATATATGCACCAAAGGCACCATTCGTCCCAGGAGGGGTGCCGTGGCTGTTCACCCCGGGTGACCGTCCCGCCCGCCCCCGCGTGCCCGTCCGGCGGGGACTTCCGGGCGCTGTGCTCTTCGACCGGGACGGCACGCTGATCCAGGACGTCCCCTACAACGGCGATCCCGCCCGGGTGCGGCTCATGCCGCACGCCAGGGCCGCGGTCGACGCGGTACGGGAGTGGGGCGTCCCGGTCGGGGTGGTCACCAACCAGTCGGGCGTCGCCCGCGGCCTGCTCACCCCCGGCGCGGTCGAGGCCGTCATGCGGCGGGTCGAGGAGCTGCTGGGACCCTTCGACATCTGGGCGGTGTGCCCCCATGGCCCCGCCGACCGCTGCGGGTGCCGCAAGCCCGCCCCCGGGCTGATCCACGCCGCGTGCGCGGCGCTGGGCACCGATCCGCGCAGGGCCGTCGTCCTCGGCGACATCGGCGCGGACCTGGCGGCGGCCCGCGCGGCGGGCGCCCGAGGCGTCCTCGTCCCCAACGCGGTGACCCGCCCGGAGGAGATCGCGTACGCCGCACGGACCGCACCGGACCTCCTGACGGCCGTACGGGGGCTGCCCGTCAGGGCGGGAGACGCCCCATGAGCGCCCGCCACACCGGTCCGCGCACCCTCGTCGTGCGGCTCGACAGCGCGGGAGACGTGCTGCTGGCCGGGCCCGCCGTACGGGCGGTGGCCGCCGGGTCGGCGTACACCGCGATGCTGTGCGGCCCGCTCGGCGAGCCCGCCGCCCGGATGCTGCCCGGCCTCGACGAGGTGCTGGTCCATGACGCGCCCTGGGTGGGCTTCGAGGCCCCGCCGGTGCGCCGCGAGCTCATCGACGCCCTCGTGGACTGCCTGGCCGCCCGCCGCTTCGACCGCGCGCTGATCCTCTCCTCGTACCACCAGAGCCCGCTGCCCGCCGCACTGCTGCTGAAGCTGGCCGGAATCCCCTGGACCGCCGCCGACAGCGAGCACTATCCCGGCACCCTGCTGGACCTGCGCCACCGGCGCGCGCCCCACCGCCACGAGGCGCGGGCCGCGCTCGACCTGGCCGAGGCGTCCGGCTTCGCCCTCCCGCCCGGCGACGAGGGCGCGCTGGCCCTGACCGCGCTGCCCGACACCGCCCCGCTCACCGGCACCGACCCCTATGTGGTGGTCCACCCCGGAGCCGCCGTGCCCGCCCGCGCCTGGAGCCCCGCGCGGGCCGCCCGGGCGGTGGCCGCGCTGGAGGAGGCCGGCCACCGCGTGGTGGTCACCGGCGGCCCGGCCGAGAAGGAGCTGACGGCCGACATCGCCGACGGCATCGCCCTCGACCTCGGCGGCCGCACCTCCTTCCCCGAACTGGCCGGAGTGCTCGCGGGCGCCGACGTGGTGGTGACCGGAAACACCGGGCCCTCCCATCTGGCCGCCGCCGTCGGCACCCCGGTCGTCTGCCTCTTCGCGCCCGTCGTCCCCGCCGAGCGCTGGGCCCCCTACCGGGTGCCGCACCGGCTGCTGGGCCGCCAGGACGCGGCGTGCGCGGGCAGCCGCGCCCGGGTCTGCCCGGTGCCGGGCCACCCCTGCCTGGACTCCGTCACCGACGCCGAGGTGCTCGCCGCCGTGGCCGCGCTGTCTGAGCCGGACGGGACCGCGCTGACGGCGCCGGACGTGGCCGCGCCGTCTGAGCCGGACGGAGCCGACGTGGCCGCCCCGGCGGCGCCGAACGGAGCCGACGACGACCGTAAGGAGCCCGAATGAACGTCCTCCTGTGGCATGTGCACGGCTCCTGGACCACGGCCTTCGTCCAGGGCCCGCACCGCTGCCTGGTCCCCGTCCTCCCCGGCCGGGGCCCGGACGGACGCGGCCGGGCCCGCACCTACACCTGGCCCGACACGGTCACCGAGGTCACCCCGGAGGAGCTGCGGGACGCCCCCGTGGACCTGGTCGTCCTCCAGCGGCCCCACGAGGCCGAGCTGGCGAGGCGCTGGCTCGGCGGCCGCCGCCCCGGGCGCGATGTGCCCGCCGTCTACCTGGAGCACAACGCGCCGGAGGGAGACGTCCCCGGCACCCGCCACCCCTGCGCCGACCGCGACGACCTCACCCTCGTCCACGTCACCCACTTCAACCGGCTCTTCTGGGACAGCGGCCGCGCCCCCACCACCGTCATCGAGCACGGCATCGTCGACCCCGGCCACCGCTACACCGGGGAGCTGACCCGCGCCGCCGTCGTCGTCAACGAACCGATCCGACGCGGCCGCCACACCGGCACCGATCTGCTGCCCGCCCTCAGCGACGCCGCCCCGCTGGACGTCTTCGGCATGGCGACCGAAGGACTCGCCGACCATCTCGGCCTGCCCCCCGACCGCTGCCGCGCCCACGACCTCCCCCAGGCCGAGCTGCACACCGCCATGGCGCGCCGCCGGGTGTATCTGCACCCCGTGCGCTGGACCTCGCTCGGTCTCTCCCTCCTGGAAGCCATGCACTTGGGGCTGCCCGTCGTCGCCCTGGCCGCCACCGAGGCCGTCGAGGCGGTGCCGGCCGGGGCCGGGGTGCTCTCCACCCGCCCCGACGTCCTCGCCCGCGCGGTCCGCCGCTATCTGCGGGACCCCGACGCCGCCGCCGAGGACGGGGCACGGGCCCGCCGGGCGGCGCTCGACGCCTACGGACTCAAACGCTTCCTGGACGACTGGGAGCGGCTCATGGAGGAGGTGACCCGATGACTCCGCGCCACGGACCGCCCGAGCACCTGGACATCGCACTCGTCTCGGAGCACGCCAGCCCGCTCGCCCCGCTCGGCGGGGTGGACGCCGGCGGCCAGAACGTCCATGTCGCCCGGCTCGCCGCGGCCCTCGCCGACCGTGGCCACCGCGTCCGCGTCTACACCCGCCGCGACGCCCCCCACCTGCCCGTGACCGTCCGCCCGCACCCGGGCGTCGAGGTGCGGCACGTCCCCGCGGGCCCCGTCCGGCCACTTCCCAAGGACGACCTCCTGCCGTACATGCGGCGGTTCGGCGCCTATCTGGAAAGCGAATGGCGGGGCGCGCCACCCGATCTGGTGCACTCCCACTTCTGGATGTCCGGCGTCGCCTCGCTCCAGGCCACCCGCGCCCTCGGACTGCCGCTCGCGCACACCTACCACGCGCTGGGCACCGTCAAGCGGCGCCACCAGAAGGACGCCGACACCAGCCCTGCCGACCGCGTCCCCTGGGAGACCGCCGTCGGGGAGGGCTGCGACCGGATCGTGGCCACCTGCCGCGACGAGGTCGGCGAACTGGCCGCCATGGGGCTGGACCCCGAGCGGATCACCGTCGTGCCCTGCGGAGTCGACCCGCGGCTGTTCACCCCGGCCGGGCCGGCGGCGCCCCGCCCGGCCCGCCGGGCCCTGCTCGCCCAGATCGGACGGCTCGTACCGCGCAAGGGGGCCGCCGTCTCCATCGCCGCGCTCACCCTGCTGCCGGACGCCGAACTCGTCATCGCCGGAGGACCGCCGTCCGCCCAGCTGAGCGATGACCCCGAGGCACGGCGGCTGCGGCGGCTCGCCGACCGCCTCGGCGTCGCCGACCGGGTCCGGCTCACCGGCGGACTGCCGCCGGAGCGGATGCCCGAACTGCTGCGCGCCGCCGACCTCGTGCTGTGCCCCGCCGACTACGAGCCCTTCGGGATCGTCCCCCTGGAGGCCATGAGCTGCGGAACGCCCGTCGTCGCCTCCGCCGTCGGCGGACAGTGCGACACCGTCGCCGACCCCGGCACCGGCCGGCTCGTCCCGCCCCGCGACCCGGTCGCCCTCGCCGAGGCCGCCGCCGCGCTCCTCGCCCGCCCGGCGGCGCGCGCGGCCTGCGGCGAGGCGGGCCGCCGGCGGGTGCTGACCCGTTACAGCTGGAACCGGGTGGCCGCCGCCACCGAGGCCGTGTACCACGACGTCCTGACCCCGCACCAGGCACCCGTCACGGAGGCGGCATGAGCACCCGCGATCGTCCCCAGTCCCGCCCCCTGCCCCGGGACGCGGGGGTATCGGACACCGGCTCCCGCGCCCGTCGTCCGTCCCCGTCCGGATACGCGCCCGCGGGGACGGACACCGTCGACCGGCTGCGCGCCGCCCACGCCCACTGCCAGTCGCTCCAGGACGCGCTGGTGGCACTGCGCGACCACGGTCTGGAACAGATGGCCGAGTGGGGCCGCCACCTCGCCGCCATCCTCCCCGTCGGCGGCCGGCTGCTGGCCGCGGGCAACGGCGGCAGCGCCGCCCAGGCCCAGCACCTCACCGCCGAACTCGTCGGGCGCTACCAGCGGGAGCGGTCGGCGTACTCGGCCATCGCCCTGCACGCCGACACCTCCGCCGTCACCGCCATCGGCAACGACTACGGCTTCGAGGAGCTGTACGCCCGTCAGGTGGCCGCGCACGGCAGGCCCGGCGATGTGCTGATGCTGATGTCCACCTCCGGCCGCAGCCCCAACCTGCTGGCCGCCGCCGACACCGGCCGGGCCGCCGGACTGTCCGTGTGGGCCATGACCGGCCCCCGGCCCAACCCGCTGGCCTTCCGCGCCGACGATGCCCTGTGCATCGGCTCCGACTCCACCGCCACCGTCCAGGAGGCGCATCTGGTCGCCCTGCATCTGCTGTGCGAGACCTTCGACCACGAGATCGGGGTGGTGGACGGGGCGGTGCCCGCGGACGGGGTGGTGACGCCGTATTCGTCCTCATGAGAGCCGTATCGGTCCTCATGAGGGCCATATCGGAGGTGAGAGCATGACCCCCGCCGCCCCGCGACCGCTCGTCGTCGTCGGAGACGTCCTGCTGGACCAGGACATCGACGGCGAGGCCACCCGCCTGACGCCGGACGCACCGGCACCCGTCATCGATGTGGACGTGGACCGAAGCCGCCCCGGGGGAGCGGGACTCGCCGCCACGCTCGCCGCGCGCCAGGGCCGTGAGGTCGTCCTGGTCACGGCGCTGGGCGACGACACCGCGAGCCAGACCGTGCGGAACGCGCTGACCCCGGGCGTGCGGCTGGTGGAGCTGCCGCTGGAGGGCACTCTTCCGGTCAAGACCCGTATCCGCGCCGGGGGCCGCCCGTTGGTCCGGGTCGATCGCGGCGGCGGCACCCCCGGGAATCCCGGCCCGGACGCTCTCGCCGCGCTCCGGGACGCCCGCGCCGTCCTGGTGGCAGATTACGGCCGCGGCACGGCCGCCGCGCTGCGGCGGCAACTGGGCGCCGCCGCCCGCCGGGTGCCCCTGGTCTGGGATCCGCATCCACGCGGTGAGCAGCCCGTGCCCGGCGCACGGCTCGCCACGCCCAGCGCCGCCGAGGCCCGCGCCCTGCTCGGCTCGGCCCGCCACGCCCTGTCCGGCGACGCAGACTCGCTGCACGCGCACGGCGGCCGGGGCGCCCGCCTCGCCGAACGCTGGCGGGCCGCGGCGGTCGCCGTGACCCTCGGCGAACTCGGCGCGGTGCTGGCCCTCCCGCACCGGGAGAACCCCATGTACGTGCCCGCGCCCCACCTGGCCCAGGGTGACCCCTGCGGTGCCGGTGACTGCTTCGCCGCCACCGCGGCCGGGGCGCTGGCCGACGGGGCGCTCCCGGAGGAGGCGGTGCAGCTCGCCGTCGCCGAGGCGGCCGCGTTCGTCACGGCGGGCGGCGCCGGGAACCCCGCCCTCTGGGATCTCCCGGGCGGCCCCGGGCCCCACCCCACCGAGCTCCGCCGCCCCGCCGACGCCCACGCCCTCGCCGAGGCCGTCCGCGCCCGCGGCGGTACGGTCGTCGCCACCGGCGGCTGCTTCGACCTGCTGCACGCCGGGCACGTCGGGCTGCTACAGAACGCCCGCCGCATCGGCGACTGCCTCATCGTCTGCGTCAACTCCGACGCCTCCGTGGGGCGCCTCAAGGGGCCCGGCAGGCCCATCAACCCGGTGGCCGACCGGATCCGCGTCCTGTCCGGACTCGGCTGTGTGGACGCCGTCGCCGTCTTCGACGAGGACACCCCCGAACCCTTGCTACGGCAGCTGCGCCCCGATGTATGGGTCAAGGGCGGCGACTACAGCGCGGACGCCCTGCCCGAGACGGCCGTACTGCGCGACTGGGGCGGCCGGGCCCTCGTCCTGCCCTACCTGGACGGCCGCTCCACCACCGAACTGGCCCGCCGAGCCGCCCTGGGTCCCCACACCTCCACCCAGCCCGCCACGTCACCCCTCCACCCCCGCCAATGACCGGCCGCCCTGCCGCCGACGGCCCCGGCAGCCCTGACCATCCCGCGTCCGAGACCCCCGGCCGCCCTGCCGCCGACCGCCCGCGGCTGGTGGTCCTACGGGCCCTCGGGCTCGGCGATCTGCTCACCGCCGTGCCCGCCCTGCGCGCGCTGCGGCGGGCCCATCCCGGCCATGAACTGCTGCTCGTCGCGCCCGCCCGGCAGGCCCACGCCGCCCTCGCCACGGGAGCCGTCGACCGGGTGATCCCCGCCTCGGCCCCCGGCCGGGCCGTCCCCGGCCGGATCGACTGGAGCGGGCCGCCGCCCGATGTCGCGGTGGACCTCCACGGCAACGGCCCGGCCAGCCACCGCCCGCTGTCCCGGCTGCGCCCGGCCCGGCTGCTGGCCTACGCCCACCCCCCGGAGCGGACCGCCGGGCCCCCGTGGCGCGAGGACGAGCACGAGCGGGACCGCTGGTGCCGTCTGCTCTCCTGGTACGGCATCCCTGCCGATCCCCAGGACCTGCGCATCCGCGCACCCGAGCGCCCCTCGCCCGCGCCGGGCGCCGTGGTGATCCACCCCGGTGCGGACGCGGCGGCGCGCCGGTGGCCGGCCGCGCGGTTCGCGGCCGTGGGCGCCGCGCTGCGCGCCGCCGGCCACCGGATCGTGATTACCGCCGGCGCCGGGGAGGCCGGCCTGGCCCAGGACGTGGCGCGGCGCGCCGGGCTGCCCGGGTCGGCCGTGCTGGGCGGCGACACCGACCCGCCGTTCGCCGAACTGGCCGCGCTGGTGGGCCAGGCGCGTGCGGTGATCGTCGGCGACACCGGTCTGGCGCATCTGGCGACCGCCGTGGGCACACCGTCCGTCGTCCTCTTCGGCCCGGTTGCCCCCAGGCTGTGGGGCCCGCCGCCCGGCCCGCCGCACCGGGCGCTCTGGCACCCGGACGATGACGCCGCCCGCCCGGGTGACGCCCACGGAAACGTCCCGGACGAGCGGCTGTTGCGGATCACGGTGCCAGAGGTCCTGGAGGCCCTCACCCGGCTCCCCGGCCCCGCGCGGCTCGCGCTCACCGGCGCCGGAGGCTGACCCCGCACCCAACCACTGGCTATGAGCCCACCACCGGCTCCGTGCCCACCACCGGCTCCGTGCCCGCGCCCGTAAGGCGTTCACCGGGTGGCGGGCGACGCTCGGCCGGGTACCCGGGCCCCTGCGGTCACCCCACATAGCGCCGGGCCGTGGACACCCGCTGGGTCTCGTCCAGCAGGCGCAGCCCTCGCTCGACCCGGTTCGGTACCACGGCCCGGTGGGCGAGTGTGCCGGGCAGGCCTGCCAGGGCCTGGGCGAAGGCGTGCAGGCTGGCCCGGTCGCGGGGGACCGCGCGGGCCAGGA
This genomic interval from Streptomyces asiaticus contains the following:
- a CDS encoding glycosyltransferase family 2 protein, which gives rise to MTDTGERTGGPEYAVVIPTLGRPSLSVTLRALADAKGPAPRRVVLVDDRPLEDCTPLPADIPTELAPLVETAPGCAAGPAAARNIGWRAAPEPWTVFLDDDVVPGPTWADDLAADLAAAGPGTGGVQARITVPLPEDRRPTDWERTTAGLASARWITADMAYRRAALAAVGGFDERFPRAFREDADLALRVMAAGWRLERGSRSTVHPVRPANRWVSVRTQAGNADDVLMAKVHGRGWWDRAGAPRGRLPRHLAIAAAGAVALTGALAGRRRAAAAGTALWLAGTAEFALARTRPGPRTPDELATMAVTSAVIPPVATAHWLAGLVRHRAAAAFWRSAARRTRTLGHG
- a CDS encoding D-glycero-alpha-D-manno-heptose-1,7-bisphosphate 7-phosphatase; the protein is MLFDRDGTLIQDVPYNGDPARVRLMPHARAAVDAVREWGVPVGVVTNQSGVARGLLTPGAVEAVMRRVEELLGPFDIWAVCPHGPADRCGCRKPAPGLIHAACAALGTDPRRAVVLGDIGADLAAARAAGARGVLVPNAVTRPEEIAYAARTAPDLLTAVRGLPVRAGDAP
- a CDS encoding glycosyltransferase family 9 protein, which codes for MSARHTGPRTLVVRLDSAGDVLLAGPAVRAVAAGSAYTAMLCGPLGEPAARMLPGLDEVLVHDAPWVGFEAPPVRRELIDALVDCLAARRFDRALILSSYHQSPLPAALLLKLAGIPWTAADSEHYPGTLLDLRHRRAPHRHEARAALDLAEASGFALPPGDEGALALTALPDTAPLTGTDPYVVVHPGAAVPARAWSPARAARAVAALEEAGHRVVVTGGPAEKELTADIADGIALDLGGRTSFPELAGVLAGADVVVTGNTGPSHLAAAVGTPVVCLFAPVVPAERWAPYRVPHRLLGRQDAACAGSRARVCPVPGHPCLDSVTDAEVLAAVAALSEPDGTALTAPDVAAPSEPDGADVAAPAAPNGADDDRKEPE
- a CDS encoding glycosyltransferase, translating into MNVLLWHVHGSWTTAFVQGPHRCLVPVLPGRGPDGRGRARTYTWPDTVTEVTPEELRDAPVDLVVLQRPHEAELARRWLGGRRPGRDVPAVYLEHNAPEGDVPGTRHPCADRDDLTLVHVTHFNRLFWDSGRAPTTVIEHGIVDPGHRYTGELTRAAVVVNEPIRRGRHTGTDLLPALSDAAPLDVFGMATEGLADHLGLPPDRCRAHDLPQAELHTAMARRRVYLHPVRWTSLGLSLLEAMHLGLPVVALAATEAVEAVPAGAGVLSTRPDVLARAVRRYLRDPDAAAEDGARARRAALDAYGLKRFLDDWERLMEEVTR
- a CDS encoding glycosyltransferase: MTPRHGPPEHLDIALVSEHASPLAPLGGVDAGGQNVHVARLAAALADRGHRVRVYTRRDAPHLPVTVRPHPGVEVRHVPAGPVRPLPKDDLLPYMRRFGAYLESEWRGAPPDLVHSHFWMSGVASLQATRALGLPLAHTYHALGTVKRRHQKDADTSPADRVPWETAVGEGCDRIVATCRDEVGELAAMGLDPERITVVPCGVDPRLFTPAGPAAPRPARRALLAQIGRLVPRKGAAVSIAALTLLPDAELVIAGGPPSAQLSDDPEARRLRRLADRLGVADRVRLTGGLPPERMPELLRAADLVLCPADYEPFGIVPLEAMSCGTPVVASAVGGQCDTVADPGTGRLVPPRDPVALAEAAAALLARPAARAACGEAGRRRVLTRYSWNRVAAATEAVYHDVLTPHQAPVTEAA
- a CDS encoding SIS domain-containing protein, translated to MSTRDRPQSRPLPRDAGVSDTGSRARRPSPSGYAPAGTDTVDRLRAAHAHCQSLQDALVALRDHGLEQMAEWGRHLAAILPVGGRLLAAGNGGSAAQAQHLTAELVGRYQRERSAYSAIALHADTSAVTAIGNDYGFEELYARQVAAHGRPGDVLMLMSTSGRSPNLLAAADTGRAAGLSVWAMTGPRPNPLAFRADDALCIGSDSTATVQEAHLVALHLLCETFDHEIGVVDGAVPADGVVTPYSSS
- the rfaE2 gene encoding D-glycero-beta-D-manno-heptose 1-phosphate adenylyltransferase yields the protein MTPAAPRPLVVVGDVLLDQDIDGEATRLTPDAPAPVIDVDVDRSRPGGAGLAATLAARQGREVVLVTALGDDTASQTVRNALTPGVRLVELPLEGTLPVKTRIRAGGRPLVRVDRGGGTPGNPGPDALAALRDARAVLVADYGRGTAAALRRQLGAAARRVPLVWDPHPRGEQPVPGARLATPSAAEARALLGSARHALSGDADSLHAHGGRGARLAERWRAAAVAVTLGELGAVLALPHRENPMYVPAPHLAQGDPCGAGDCFAATAAGALADGALPEEAVQLAVAEAAAFVTAGGAGNPALWDLPGGPGPHPTELRRPADAHALAEAVRARGGTVVATGGCFDLLHAGHVGLLQNARRIGDCLIVCVNSDASVGRLKGPGRPINPVADRIRVLSGLGCVDAVAVFDEDTPEPLLRQLRPDVWVKGGDYSADALPETAVLRDWGGRALVLPYLDGRSTTELARRAALGPHTSTQPATSPLHPRQ
- a CDS encoding glycosyltransferase family 9 protein → MTGRPAADGPGSPDHPASETPGRPAADRPRLVVLRALGLGDLLTAVPALRALRRAHPGHELLLVAPARQAHAALATGAVDRVIPASAPGRAVPGRIDWSGPPPDVAVDLHGNGPASHRPLSRLRPARLLAYAHPPERTAGPPWREDEHERDRWCRLLSWYGIPADPQDLRIRAPERPSPAPGAVVIHPGADAAARRWPAARFAAVGAALRAAGHRIVITAGAGEAGLAQDVARRAGLPGSAVLGGDTDPPFAELAALVGQARAVIVGDTGLAHLATAVGTPSVVLFGPVAPRLWGPPPGPPHRALWHPDDDAARPGDAHGNVPDERLLRITVPEVLEALTRLPGPARLALTGAGG